The DNA region ACAAATTGTGCGCCATAAATACTCTTTTGGTGGAGTATTCACCATTTTGTGTCCGTAAGTTCTGTGTTTTACTCATTCGTATATATGGATTATATACCTTGGTGTATTTTCCTTTGTTCTTTATTCAAAAAACTTGGACTATGTACATAAGCTTGGGTACAATTATACAAATATGTCCTAAAAATGTTGAAAGAAACGAAAAGATAGAACAGTTATCTTCTACTGTTCCCTAGCATGGAAATTCATTCCTACACgtgcagctgcagctgcagttCGTTCGCCATGAAACGGTGTTTTGTTTTCTTTCATTCAAATACAAAACTATCTGAAACCGTATCCTtcgtttcaaaataaaaaaaaaaagaaggcaAATTGTAGTATGAAACAGTCTCCATTCTCTGTACCGTTGGATTGCGGATCGCGTGGCTGTCCAACAATGAGATGCCGTGTCCATGTCCGGCACTCCATTTGGACACCGGCCCAGGCCTCACGTTCATACGGCGGCGGTAATAATTTTTGCCCGTTAATCACAGCTTGATGCCGGAGCAACGGGAACAGGCTTCACATCTACAGTTCCTCCATTATATTTTCACCGGAGATTTCCATTTCTGTTAACTAGGAGAGTAGATGCTGACCATTCGAGCTCAAACGCCCGTTGCAAACTCGCAGCATAGGAGCATCTCCAACGAATTACTCGTACCTCACACCTAAAATATACACTCTCTTCATTATTAATAACTACTTTTGTATTTTTGGTAATAGTTGTTGCAGCAGACTACCAAAATCTAATCACCAATAGAGGGATAAATTCTTTTCATTTAGGGTGGAGAGAGGTGTGTTTTGATAATTACCAAAAAACTTTTAGATATTGGAGATTGAACTGGTGATCCGTTGGAGCACCTCCAATTATCAAAACATCAACCTTTTGATATTGGAGAGAGGGATGAGTAATACGCTTAAAACCCACATCCCCTTAGGTGGCGGTCTTCATCACCCAATCACACGCAAATCCTTAGTCGATCATCCACCATGAGCGATGTCGTCAGCCCCCGCAAGCAGGCCTCGCCAGCGACCGAGCTCGACGACCTGCCAGTTCTACGTGACTCCCGCACCGAGATCCTGCTCCGCGTCCCAGCGCCGCCTCCCACACTCCTGTGCGTCTCGCACGTCTGGCGCCAGCAGTGCCTCCTCATCGCCGACCCGAGCTTCCTCTGCAGCTTCCGCGCATGCCACAACGATGCCCCTCCCCTCATCGGCGTCTTCCACAACAGCTGGTACGACGGCGCCCGGCGCTTCACCTTAAAAGAAATCGGTGCTTATAGCCTAAAAGAGGAAGGGAATGAAAATAATCCCAGGCATCTTATTATCTTGTAGCCATCTTACTATCTTGTTCTCGGAACTTTAGAGTACCCCATATATTGTCATACTTTTATCTACTATATTGCACTCTCCCCTCTGACTAGCAAAGCTCCTTGTCTCTCTCATCATTCAAAGTATATTTTCAGTGGCGGATGCAGCAAAACATTGGAGGAGGGAGCTGagctccttcctcctcctccataTCTCCATACTTCTTCTTTCCTtccctcttttctctctctacTGATCCTTCTTCCTCCATTGATGCACCAGCTCTAGGGGGCTCCAGCCCCCTCCACCCCCTAGATCCGCCCATGTAGATATCATCATATCATCATAAGGAATAATAACTGAAACATTTGCAGCCATCTATACAGCATGCATCAAAGCAATGACACCATTGCTTTCACTGCCAGCAGCTAGCCCGCTTGTACCTAAGCGTGTAATCGGTGGTTATGTAAACGTGTATATAGTCATACATGAATCTGTGTGCCGATGTAGATGAAGCTGAATGCCACGACACTATTTATGATTCGAGGAATATTATTTAGTTGATGCCAATATATATCTGTAGCTCAAAGTTATCTTTTATAGAcaccaagaaaaaaaaatcaaaactactAATTGTTACTATAGCTTGAATCTGTGTATAACAATTTCTCATCTTGCATTTTTAAACTTGTACACAGAAGCTTTGAaaccctttttttttcttgttttgGATCAACAAACATCACACTCACTAATTAAGTCCAAGGGTGGTTACGAGCAAAGTAATAAGGTGCTCATATTTCCTTGTAGCAGAATGGTTGATCGTTATATGGGAAACAATTTCCTAGGACAAGCGGATAAAATGCATCCTTGTGCCAATATCAATTAGGCTGAGAAGCATGTGCCAAATAAATATCTTTTTGGCAATCATGCGCCACATAAATCTAGAGGAAAAACTTGTTCTTTTATTATTCTTGCAATTGCATCATAGGAAGGACATGTATTTGGTTtgtgtgtaaatttttgaatgCATAGGACCGCTGTCAGGACCGAGGAGAAGGGTTGCTCTAGGTTGAACAGAGAGATGTGAGAAACGGGTGGTTGAGGAAACATATGATAAATCTATAAACACTGTCAAAACCAAACATATATTGGCAATACAACTTCCAAAATCAGTATAAGGTGAAATCTCCGGATCTCCGGAACCGTATTGAATAGTTGGGGATAATAAAATGGTTCTAATTTTGTTTGGGGTTAATTTGACTAAAGTAaaatgtttttctttttttttggggggagTAAAGTAAAATGTTAAGAGTAGCAAAATGTATATTTTTCCAATTAATCATTGTATATAGTGATTACGTGTTATGATGAACTATCATGCCCCTAGTAATTAAATAAAGCATTTGCATACAATTGAAGCACACGGTTAATTCATGTAATAGTTCTCATGCAGAAGTTCCATTCAAAAATCTAGACGACCAACCTCTTTTTTCTTCGGCCGGGTACAGAGGAAGGGCAAGCAAACTACACACACCAATGAATGATCAATGTACCCTCCGTGGCCTTGTGGGGGTGTCCCTTCCAGAACCATCTAACATCGTGGTCCCTGCAATATTTTATTTGTGTGTGCTACACTGAAgcagaaagaacaagaggggtagcatttcagaaaagaaaaacaaaaggaaaacgCAGGCATTTATTTTAGAGAAAAATTGCACACGGTGTTAATTGATCGAGAATAATTTGAGAACCACGCACGCGCACTCGAAGACGCCATGGAATTGGCAGACACTGCCCATCACACACGAGTACACAAGAGCGACGCCGACGATAGCCATGGCTGCGCTGCTTCCGTGGCGGTGGCTTACCGTCGTTTCCCCTGCCTTCTTCTCGCTCAAGCGCAGCCATCCGCCTCGGCCTCTCATCGATACCTGCCGCGCCACTGAACAAGCCCACGATTCCGAAATATATGGTCCGCTCATGTCCCTTTGCTGCCTCCTCTCTAGAACGGCCGTATGGCTTCTTGCCCTCCTGCACAAGCACGATGCTTTGCTTTCTCAGCAAGGCAGCAACGATGCACACAAGCACGATGTTATGTACGAAAGCTCTGAGGCACGATGAATTTCGTCAGGGTGCTGAATTTGGAATAATAGCCTAATACAGTATCGTTTAGGAAATTCTATACTATTTCTATTTCTAAAGCACGTAAAATTTTCATTTTAATTTTTGGTTGGTCCGCCTTGTGTCATTGATAGGTGGGCCTTAGTCCATCCCGTATGCGAGTCGGACCAGCCCTCCATCCACAACTTGATCATGTAGATCCCTACAAATTAGCGTACGGACAACTATACGTATCATATACATATACCAACTTTATCCGTAGCAAGCCTACTTATATTTAAAAACACTTAAAAGGTTGTTTAGTGAGCAATACGAACCACTATGAAATTTTGCACAGACGTTCAAAAAAATGCCCAGAGCCTTACAGGGCGGGATATCGAGCTAGCAAGATATCTAATGAGTTTTATTTGTTCAAATTTGGAATATTTGATCGATTGTCATCTTTCCCTCTTAGTTTAGAAGCTCTTTTCATTATCGAGCCGAACTTTAGCGAGCCAAGGAGTCAACAGAAGTGTAGTTGATACACATTCTAAATTAAGGCAATTATGAAACAAGCTTCTCTCCCGCTCCAATATAGTGGATATAATATATTTCCTCCTATCACAAATTGTAAATCTATCTAGGTTTATCTTAAGTCAAATGTTATTGTCTTTTACCTTAAATATTTATATGGATTGGCATATTACTAGATTCAATATTTTTACAATATATAACTCTTTTCGTTTAAGAAAAATATAATTTTATAGAAAAACATTTATCATATCAGATCATTTAACTCACGAAATTTAGCTTTAACCACTAGTATTTGCAGTTCCGACAAGACATGCGGGCCAGAATTCAACAAAAACAACAATAGTGACGAATAATATTCATCGGTCGGAGCGATCCATGGATCAATAAAGGCCCGCCCCAGATTCACGCATGCACAGTACAGCCCTGCTCGTTCACAGTTTGCAGATAGAATGGCCGAGCTGCTCCCGTGGCTGCCATGGcttctcccctccctcctcgccgccgtctacCTCCTCGGTCTCCGAGCGCATGGACGCCGCGGCCTCCCACCGGGGCCTCGCCCTCTGCCCCTCATCGGCAACCTCCACCTCCTCGGCGACCAGCCGCACCGCTCCCTCGCGGGCCTCGCGAAGATCCACGGCCCGCTCATGTCCCTCCGCCTGGGCGCGGTCACCACGGTGGTCGCGTCCTCCCCGGACGTCGCGCGCGAGTTCCTGCAGAGGCATGACGCCGCCTTCGCCACGCGGTCCGTGCCGGACGCCGTCGGCGCCCACGCCAGGGGCTCCGTGGTGTGGCTGCCCAACTCCTCGCCGCGCTGGCGCGCCCTCAGGAAGGTCATGGCCAGGGAGCTCTTCGCGCCGCACAGGCTGGACGCGCTCCGGCACCTCCGTCGCGAGAAGGTGCGCCTGCTCGTGGACCACGTCGGCCGGCTCGCGCGCGACGGCCCGGCGGTGGACGTCGGCCGCGCGGCGTTCGCCACGGTCCTCAACCTCCTCTCGAGCACCATCTTCTCGCACGACCTGACGAACCTGGACGACCACGGCGAGTCGGAGGAGTTCAAGGAAGTGGTGACGGAGATCATGGAAGCCGCgggcagcccgaacctgtcggACTTCTACCCGGCGTTCGCGGCGGCCGACCTGCAAGGCTGCCGCCGGCGCGTGGCCAAGGGGTTCGCACGGCTGCACCGCGCGTTCGACATGGAGATCAACGAGAGGCTGCATGGCCGCAAGGCTGGACAGCCCAGAAAGAACGACTTCCTTGACCTGTTGCTGGACAGCGAAACGGGCGACAACGGCACGCCGGGGCTGGACCGCGACACGCTACACTCGATGTTGTTGGTAAGCAGACGGGACCTAATTTTACTatgcttttctttttctacatcCATGGAAAGGTACTACTAGGTTTTCTCTAGCTCAGTTTAATTATATGCTGCAtgcattttttttgttttttggaAATTTCTATTTTGAACATTAGTTAAGTAACAAGTATGATTTTCATGTTGGGCGCAAGGAGTACTCCATTTCGTTTTATTATTTTTAAACAAAGATTAGTCTCACACGCAAATTTTGTTATACAAAAAAGATACGTACCATTGACTTCATGTTTGAAAGTTTTAATATGGTTATTATATATGATTTTGTTGGTACAAACATTCTAATATTTGAGAAGTGAAGGATTAAATCTAGTTTTAAAAACAGTGTCAAATCAAAACCGTGCCTTATATTTTGAAATGGGTGAAAATGCTACAATTTATAAATTAAAGTGTACTATAGCTACAATCGGTGGTGCTCCCTTTTTTTGCGGGTTGATGCTCCTTGGTTTACCCTTCAATGGATGGTAGAAAATGTCTAATTAATATGTTTTGCATACTGTGACTCCGAATATAATGGGCGTGCTAGTTGGCGTGTATGTTAGGGTGCCTACTAGTCTGTGGCATTCTGACAGCCCATGATTTTACAATTTTAAAGAAGAAATCTATTCTATAAGTTTTCATTTCTAGAAAGTTACAACTTATTTCACAAGTTACATTGACACCTTCTCAGGAGTACTTATCAAGACAATATATTAGGAGAACATTGTCAAGATAAATTCTTGAGAGAACTTTTTACTTCTCGAGGAAACTTTTTTGAGATAACTTTCGTAGAGATTCCTCCACGTCTTTGATTGTGGTGAAATTACTCAAAAACATTCTAAGAAAACTTTTTAAAAACagaaaggggaaaaaggtgCAATAGTAAACAAAATTTATAGAAGGCAGAAGCAAATGGGTAGGATAAGTGTAGGAAAAGTAGAACACAtgaaagaagaaggagaagaaaaagggattaaagaaaaagaaatgtgCGCATATTGCATGCTAGGAGCCAAACGATCCGTCCACCTCTGGTATATAAGCAAATTAAGCACAATGCCGAATATGTTCTATACTTATAACTTGTACGGTTGGTCTTTGCCCCAAAATTGTTTCTATAGATTCTCCAGATAATTGAAGAGTTTTCCTTCAAACGATTTCAAGAACACCCATATATGCCGTAGTAACCACGGCTCTGATCAACTGAGTGTGACACTTTTGTAATTTAACTTGTGATTTTTATTATTCAATCAACGTGTGGGGACTACCTTTGGGCTACTACCATGAGATTTTGTGAAAATGGTCCACCACAGAGAGAAAATGAAGTCTACTGTACATCCAGGGCGACAGTGTCCCATCGAGAATGACATTTTTTAACACGTAGTTGTGCCAAGCATTGCAAGGACCACATAGGTCAATTTTTAGGATAGAACTATCATGAATGGAACTTTTTGGTATGTTCTGAGATAAGGTTATGAAAGAAATCTCAAAGGCAACTGAGACTTTAGGGCGCTCCTTAATTCACACCTAAAAACACTGTCATGGGTCAACAGATCAATTGCTGAATGGTTCTAATAGATTATCATACATATAAACTTCCTTGGTTCTTTTCATTTCGCACTTAAATGCGTCTTCCACACCTTCGGGAGTTTGTTCATTTATGTTTTGACTTCTCAAGATTGGTTATTCATATTGAAACTACATTACTATCTGGATTTACTAGTTTGCGATCAAGTATTTCTATAAAAGTACAAATGATTCAGTTATGATTATGAAGTTGTGAACGTAAAGATAGTAAACTGTCAATAACTTTAAAAGGACAAAAAAAGGAATGTAGGGTACAATTCGCATATGCACTTAAAAGTATGAAATTTAGGCATTCATTATGCACAATGTACATAACCATACAGAATCTCCTTCCCACCTTGAACCATGTGGTTTTGGCGTAAGCTTATGTTGAGGTGGCGACTAAACAACAATAGTTAGAGCTGAGATAATATAAATTAAATGGGCTTGTTTCTAAATAAAGTGAATTACACCCGTAGTTTCTAAACTTGTCTCAGGTTCTTATCTAGGTCCGTATACGTTGCATGTAACCAAAGGGCTAGTGTCGCTTACTCCCCCTTCCCCAAAAACAagttatttttaaaatttatGACCGAATAACAAGGAGGTAAATAACCTTACATGCTCCTATTTATTATTCATATTTGATCCTATTTAACTATTGCATGCACATGCACATACTAAATATGATAAAATAACTTTTTTTGATAAATTTTGAAGCCTAGAATGATATATTTTTTGAGTCAGAGGGAGTACATGAGAGTTTCGAGCCTTTTATACATTGTTTTTTGCACTCAGGACCTTGAAGGTGTGTAGTACTTCCATCGACGATCACTTACCATTTGAACACCCCACTGAGGGCAAATTTACTTTAAAAAATTATTTATAATAGTtacttggtaatttttggagtCCTTTTGTTCCACTTCTTTGACTGAATAATTAAAATAGTTAGTTGCTTTGCAACGTAAAATTTTCATGTATTCCTCCCAGAAAAATTACACAAAAGAGTGGTATCCTACACAGAATTTGATTGACAGATAATAACTATTTATATGATGACAATTTCTCATCTCGACATGAATGCCTACGATGTCGTGTATTCATAGTACTTGTTTGTTTCATGGTTGTGATTATTGATTTCATAGTAATATTATCATGTTATAGGATTTATTTGTTGCTGGAAGCGACACAAGCGCTAACACAGTGGAATGGGCAATGACGGAGTTGCTTCAGAATCCAGTGTCGATGGCTAAAGTTTGCGATGAGCTAGCAAGAGTAATTGGCT from Panicum hallii strain FIL2 chromosome 9, PHallii_v3.1, whole genome shotgun sequence includes:
- the LOC112878314 gene encoding geraniol 8-hydroxylase-like, which translates into the protein MAELLPWLPWLLPSLLAAVYLLGLRAHGRRGLPPGPRPLPLIGNLHLLGDQPHRSLAGLAKIHGPLMSLRLGAVTTVVASSPDVAREFLQRHDAAFATRSVPDAVGAHARGSVVWLPNSSPRWRALRKVMARELFAPHRLDALRHLRREKVRLLVDHVGRLARDGPAVDVGRAAFATVLNLLSSTIFSHDLTNLDDHGESEEFKEVVTEIMEAAGSPNLSDFYPAFAAADLQGCRRRVAKGFARLHRAFDMEINERLHGRKAGQPRKNDFLDLLLDSETGDNGTPGLDRDTLHSMLLDLFVAGSDTSANTVEWAMTELLQNPVSMAKVCDELARVIGSRKNIEESQIGQLPYLQAVVKETFRLHPPAPLLLPRQAEMATKVIGYTIPKGTRLLINIWAMGRDANVWPEPDKFMPERFLEKAVDFKGGDFDLIPFGAGRRICPGMPLAIRMVHLVLGSLLNQFKWKLPIEVERNGVDMAEKFGVTLIKAVPLCAIATPI